From Rhodoferax sp. AJA081-3, the proteins below share one genomic window:
- a CDS encoding GNAT family N-acetyltransferase, with protein MTTELWAWKYANGRGNAVLASRDGVLVAHYGGMYREILLCGKPEWAYGGSDVMVHPQERGVMTRQGPFLLTAATTAELYGPVAFGFPTERAMLVAERMGLYTKAGQMAEIRWDPVAGGPRWGTRIRSLKRGNASDQVLVDALWGAMAMDLRDSVIGVRDWKFLEYRYFDHPHNQYEIMVVTSRWTGKALGVVVMRRLENACELLDVIAPLANLAPVLTRRAA; from the coding sequence TTGACCACGGAGTTATGGGCATGGAAGTATGCCAACGGGCGCGGCAACGCGGTACTGGCCAGCCGTGACGGGGTGCTGGTTGCCCACTATGGCGGCATGTACCGTGAAATCCTGTTGTGTGGAAAGCCGGAGTGGGCCTACGGCGGCAGTGATGTCATGGTGCACCCCCAGGAGCGCGGGGTCATGACCCGGCAAGGGCCATTCCTGTTGACGGCAGCGACCACGGCAGAACTGTACGGACCGGTGGCCTTCGGTTTTCCGACTGAGCGGGCGATGCTGGTAGCCGAGAGAATGGGCCTGTACACCAAGGCGGGGCAGATGGCCGAGATACGTTGGGACCCCGTCGCCGGAGGTCCGCGTTGGGGCACCAGGATCAGAAGCTTGAAGCGCGGAAACGCCAGCGACCAGGTGCTGGTCGATGCGCTGTGGGGCGCCATGGCGATGGACCTCCGGGACAGTGTCATCGGTGTACGCGATTGGAAGTTTCTCGAATACCGGTACTTTGACCATCCGCACAACCAGTATGAAATCATGGTGGTTACCTCGCGCTGGACGGGAAAGGCCCTGGGTGTAGTTGTAATGCGTCGCCTGGAAAACGCTTGCGAGTTACTGGATGTGATCGCGCCGTTGGCCAATCTTGCGCCGGTGTTGACCAGGCGCGCCGCATGA
- a CDS encoding phytanoyl-CoA dioxygenase family protein, which translates to MARSRVLMEKFGFRDLFCREGKWSSSWRKSSPYRRLLWPCPHQDYWSVQGSLDGVVVWMPLVDVDKENFPLEVIPQSHLKAFCHLVIHVSISGNQGDQFQEIDFSGRSKGVMSYS; encoded by the coding sequence ATGGCGCGATCACGGGTTTTGATGGAGAAATTCGGATTCCGTGATTTGTTTTGCCGGGAGGGCAAGTGGTCTTCATCATGGCGCAAGAGCTCGCCATACCGGAGGCTACTTTGGCCTTGCCCCCACCAAGACTATTGGTCCGTTCAAGGCAGTTTGGACGGTGTTGTTGTCTGGATGCCATTGGTCGATGTGGACAAGGAAAACTTTCCTTTAGAAGTAATACCGCAGAGCCATTTGAAGGCGTTTTGCCACTTAGTGATCCACGTTTCAATCTCCGGAAATCAGGGCGACCAATTCCAGGAAATCGACTTTTCCGGTCGAAGTAAAGGGGTGATGTCGTATTCATGA
- a CDS encoding glycosyltransferase — protein sequence MPVYNPPLDLLDAAINSIKRQIYPHWELCIADDASTNPEVWLLLQRLVLSDKRIRAVRRETNGHISQASNSALALANGEFIALMDNDDVLPPDALYWVAEATVRTPDVQVIYQMRTS from the coding sequence ATGCCGGTCTACAACCCGCCGTTGGATTTGTTGGATGCGGCCATTAATTCCATCAAGCGGCAAATCTATCCGCATTGGGAGCTGTGTATTGCCGACGACGCGTCCACCAACCCGGAGGTCTGGTTATTGCTTCAGCGTCTGGTACTTTCTGACAAACGCATCAGGGCGGTGCGCCGAGAGACCAATGGCCACATTTCCCAGGCATCCAACAGCGCCTTGGCCTTGGCGAACGGTGAGTTTATTGCCCTGATGGACAACGACGATGTTTTGCCGCCCGATGCACTGTACTGGGTGGCAGAGGCCACCGTTCGCACGCCAGATGTTCAGGTGATCTACCAGATGAGGACAAGTTAG
- a CDS encoding NAD-dependent epimerase/dehydratase family protein, whose protein sequence is MLCPAGVGPAFSESDPLGGNDPYSASKAAAELAVAAYRQTYFGGDAACSIATARAGNALGGGDWSGHRLMPNSMRALVAGEPIRLAQPHAVRP, encoded by the coding sequence ATGTTATGCCCAGCCGGGGTCGGGCCTGCCTTTTCTGAATCAGATCCTCTGGGTGGTAATGATCCCTACAGTGCCAGCAAGGCGGCTGCGGAATTGGCGGTGGCAGCATACCGTCAGACTTACTTCGGTGGTGACGCAGCCTGCAGCATTGCAACCGCGCGGGCAGGCAATGCGCTGGGTGGTGGGGACTGGTCTGGGCACAGGCTTATGCCCAATAGCATGAGGGCCTTGGTGGCAGGCGAACCCATTCGGTTGGCGCAGCCGCATGCTGTACGGCCCTGA
- a CDS encoding tetratricopeptide repeat protein translates to MDFEEQKKLEAEASQLESLFNNGRYAELEVLARAFVGSYPRLGFGWSVLGAALQVQGKDALPAARKAAELLPEDAMARSNLGDALQALGQYEEAAENYLFALQIDPRSAETHVNLGNALKAQGEVGNAETHYREALRLKPEFTEGHYNLGVVCLDCGRFGDAETSLRRAIELNPYFAIAHVALGTTLKALGRHNEAELTLRQAVHLVPTLAEAHVNLGATLRTLNRSSEAAACFRKALDIDPGLAVAHSNLGAALRESSLASEAEECFRQALRLNPELVDAHSGLAAALKDLDRPDEAVTHCRAALRLNPHSAEALNNLGVLLSELGQFEEAESCYRQAIKIDPGFAEAYSNRLFHLCHMEAVDARALFAEHRKFAEQFETPLMPYWPRHSNLRDPDRTLRVGFVSADLRNHPVASFIDPVLACLAVNPKLSLYAYSNHSYEDAVTQRFKRFLPNWRSCVNLSDDATAQKIIEDRIDVLFDLSGHSARHRLLTFARKPAPIQVSWMGYPGTTGLLAMDYYFADGVLVPPGDMDSQFSEKIVRIPANAPFLPFSDAPPVNDLPALKNGYLTFGSFNLVRKLNPSVIALWSQILHATPNARMLIGGMHAASDIPLVAKWFADVGIVKDRLSFKPKCKMQDYLRLYHQVDICLDTFPYPGCTTSCHALWMGVPTITMAGETPVSRSGASLQSHAGLSKFITNNKVDFIEQAQYWSTRLTELAGIRAGLRDRFNQSALGHSGSVPMAVDQALRIMWHRWCEGLPAEAFDV, encoded by the coding sequence ATGGATTTCGAAGAACAGAAAAAACTTGAAGCCGAGGCCAGTCAGCTGGAGAGCCTCTTCAACAATGGCCGGTATGCGGAGTTGGAAGTCCTGGCGCGGGCATTCGTTGGGAGTTATCCGCGCCTGGGATTCGGATGGAGTGTGCTAGGAGCTGCCCTTCAGGTTCAAGGAAAAGACGCCTTGCCTGCCGCGCGCAAAGCGGCCGAGCTCTTACCCGAGGACGCGATGGCGCGCAGCAATCTGGGTGATGCACTGCAAGCACTGGGACAATACGAGGAGGCAGCAGAAAATTACCTGTTCGCTCTACAAATAGATCCCCGCTCAGCGGAAACACATGTCAACCTTGGCAACGCGCTCAAGGCACAAGGTGAAGTAGGCAACGCCGAAACCCACTACCGAGAGGCATTGCGACTAAAGCCAGAGTTCACTGAGGGGCATTACAACCTAGGCGTCGTCTGCCTAGATTGCGGAAGATTTGGAGATGCCGAAACCAGTCTACGGCGGGCTATCGAATTGAACCCGTACTTCGCGATCGCCCACGTAGCACTAGGTACTACACTAAAGGCATTGGGCCGCCACAACGAGGCTGAACTCACTTTGCGGCAGGCCGTGCATTTAGTGCCCACGCTTGCCGAGGCGCACGTCAATCTTGGCGCCACACTGAGGACGCTTAATCGCTCCAGTGAGGCCGCAGCCTGTTTTCGAAAGGCACTTGATATAGATCCTGGACTGGCGGTGGCCCACAGTAATTTGGGCGCCGCGCTTCGGGAGTCAAGCCTCGCGAGCGAAGCAGAGGAGTGTTTTCGTCAGGCACTACGCCTAAACCCCGAGCTGGTCGACGCACACAGCGGTCTCGCCGCAGCACTGAAGGACTTGGACCGCCCCGACGAGGCTGTAACACACTGTAGAGCAGCGCTGCGACTTAACCCCCATTCGGCCGAAGCGCTCAATAACCTGGGCGTGCTTCTTAGCGAATTAGGACAGTTTGAGGAAGCTGAATCTTGCTACAGACAGGCCATCAAGATCGACCCCGGGTTTGCCGAAGCCTATAGCAACCGGCTCTTTCACCTCTGCCATATGGAAGCTGTGGACGCAAGGGCGTTGTTCGCCGAACACCGGAAGTTTGCCGAACAGTTTGAAACCCCCTTGATGCCCTATTGGCCGCGCCACTCGAACCTGCGAGACCCGGATCGAACGTTGCGCGTTGGCTTTGTGTCAGCCGACCTGCGAAACCATCCTGTAGCTTCTTTCATTGATCCTGTACTGGCATGTCTGGCCGTCAACCCAAAGCTATCGCTATATGCCTACAGCAACCATTCGTACGAAGACGCTGTCACCCAGCGTTTTAAGCGTTTTCTGCCCAATTGGCGCTCCTGTGTGAACCTTTCAGACGATGCAACGGCGCAAAAGATTATCGAAGATCGCATTGATGTCTTGTTCGACCTCTCGGGTCACTCTGCTAGGCATCGCTTGCTAACATTTGCCCGAAAACCTGCACCTATTCAGGTGAGCTGGATGGGTTATCCCGGCACCACGGGACTATTGGCGATGGACTACTACTTTGCAGACGGAGTCTTGGTTCCTCCCGGAGACATGGATAGCCAGTTCTCAGAAAAAATAGTGCGCATACCGGCCAATGCGCCTTTTTTACCTTTTAGCGACGCACCACCAGTAAATGACCTGCCAGCCTTAAAAAATGGTTACTTGACCTTTGGCAGCTTCAACCTGGTTAGAAAACTCAATCCGTCAGTCATTGCGCTTTGGTCCCAAATCTTGCATGCAACACCCAATGCAAGAATGCTTATCGGCGGCATGCACGCGGCAAGCGATATCCCTTTAGTGGCCAAATGGTTCGCTGACGTAGGTATTGTCAAGGATCGACTCTCTTTCAAGCCGAAGTGCAAAATGCAAGACTATCTCAGGCTCTACCATCAAGTGGACATTTGTCTTGACACTTTCCCCTACCCTGGATGCACTACTAGCTGCCACGCGCTTTGGATGGGTGTACCAACAATCACGATGGCTGGCGAGACTCCAGTAAGCAGGTCGGGCGCATCACTTCAAAGTCACGCAGGACTCAGCAAGTTTATAACCAACAACAAAGTCGACTTTATTGAACAGGCTCAGTATTGGTCGACCCGACTGACAGAACTTGCCGGCATCAGAGCCGGCTTACGCGATAGATTTAACCAATCTGCACTTGGGCACTCGGGATCGGTTCCGATGGCTGTAGACCAAGCGCTCCGCATCATGTGGCATCGATGGTGTGAAGGGCTGCCTGCCGAGGCATTTGACGTTTAA
- a CDS encoding glycosyltransferase family 2 protein: MHRFHFAPWTSVGNHGYMGRGFLAQELSAVAMDCVVLRKEVFITHGGFDADLGISPAGAAAWCLRLREMGLRMIGALTPRGAHPMTTVIRRPHRRPCKRQIFMSRYGHQYANWLLQDPAYHPCSTLLRRIFRFLIDAVC; encoded by the coding sequence ATGCATCGCTTCCACTTTGCACCCTGGACTTCCGTGGGCAACCACGGCTACATGGGCCGAGGGTTTCTGGCACAGGAGTTGTCTGCCGTGGCCATGGACTGTGTGGTGCTACGCAAGGAAGTCTTCATAACCCACGGCGGCTTTGACGCAGACCTGGGCATAAGCCCAGCGGGCGCTGCGGCATGGTGTCTTCGACTGCGTGAAATGGGACTGCGCATGATTGGTGCCCTGACGCCGCGTGGAGCACATCCGATGACTACAGTCATCCGTCGACCACACAGAAGGCCTTGCAAACGCCAAATCTTCATGAGTCGGTATGGGCACCAATACGCCAACTGGTTGCTGCAAGACCCGGCCTACCACCCTTGCTCGACGCTACTGCGGCGGATTTTTCGCTTCCTGATTGATGCTGTCTGTTGA
- a CDS encoding DegT/DnrJ/EryC1/StrS aminotransferase family protein: MDKGKEKFPVYVTQPTLPPLDDFLPYLAQIWESKCLTNAGPFHQQLEQALCQYLGVKHISLFTNGTLALVTALQTLRITGEVITTPYSFVATAHSLLWNGIKPVFVDIDPVTLNLDPARIEAAITPQTTAIMPVHCYGQPCDVDRIQKIADTYGLKVIYDAAHAFSVQYNGASVLNHGDLSVLSFHATKVFNTFEGGAIICQDAKTKSRIDHLKNFGFVDEVTVIAPGINGKMSEINAAFGLLQLKGVDQALAQRKVVEKHYRRALAEVDGIECLPELAHKEGNHAYFPILVKPGYPLTRDALFEKFKANGIFARRYFFPLISDFPMYKSLPSAASANLPVATKAANEVICLPIYPDLALQQVDFIVSLIAK; this comes from the coding sequence ATGGACAAAGGCAAAGAAAAATTTCCTGTGTACGTAACCCAGCCGACGTTGCCACCGCTGGACGACTTTCTTCCCTATTTGGCACAGATTTGGGAGAGCAAATGTCTCACCAACGCAGGCCCTTTCCATCAGCAGCTGGAGCAGGCACTGTGCCAGTACTTGGGCGTCAAGCACATTTCACTTTTTACCAATGGCACTCTAGCCCTGGTCACTGCATTGCAGACGTTGCGGATTACGGGTGAGGTGATCACCACCCCGTATTCATTTGTGGCAACGGCCCACTCTTTGCTGTGGAATGGCATAAAACCGGTTTTTGTGGATATTGATCCCGTCACGCTGAACCTTGACCCCGCCCGCATTGAAGCGGCAATTACGCCCCAAACCACAGCCATCATGCCAGTGCACTGCTACGGGCAACCGTGTGATGTAGATCGCATTCAAAAGATTGCGGACACGTATGGACTAAAAGTCATCTACGATGCCGCACATGCATTTAGCGTGCAATACAACGGCGCCAGCGTGTTAAACCACGGCGACCTGTCCGTGCTGAGCTTTCATGCCACCAAGGTGTTCAATACCTTTGAGGGAGGGGCCATCATTTGCCAGGATGCAAAGACCAAATCGCGCATCGACCATCTTAAAAACTTTGGGTTTGTAGATGAGGTTACGGTTATTGCCCCAGGAATCAACGGCAAGATGAGTGAGATCAACGCAGCGTTCGGCTTGCTTCAGCTCAAAGGGGTAGACCAAGCCCTGGCGCAGCGCAAGGTCGTCGAGAAGCATTATCGTCGCGCCTTGGCGGAAGTTGATGGAATTGAATGTCTTCCCGAGCTTGCGCATAAAGAAGGGAATCATGCCTATTTCCCCATACTGGTGAAGCCAGGGTATCCGCTTACACGCGATGCCTTGTTTGAAAAATTCAAAGCCAACGGCATCTTTGCGCGTCGATATTTCTTCCCGCTCATCAGCGACTTTCCAATGTACAAATCATTACCTTCGGCTGCGTCGGCCAATCTGCCGGTTGCGACCAAGGCTGCCAACGAGGTGATTTGCCTGCCCATCTACCCCGATCTTGCCTTGCAGCAGGTCGATTTCATTGTGAGCCTGATTGCAAAATGA
- a CDS encoding phytanoyl-CoA dioxygenase family protein — MPYHIDSFIPYGGDYSSVVQCMLFLNHSTSQNGCTLAVPGSHKSAAYAPQGFNPQAVAIEAEPGDMVVVDSRIWHATLANEANTSRWALIATFCRWYIKQSYDYPRVLSRAVFDGLKDDEKWFWVLLNSATGRI, encoded by the coding sequence ATGCCGTACCACATTGATTCGTTCATCCCGTACGGCGGAGACTACAGTTCAGTGGTGCAATGCATGCTGTTCTTGAACCACTCGACCAGCCAGAATGGTTGCACATTGGCGGTACCTGGCTCTCACAAATCAGCCGCCTATGCGCCACAGGGATTCAATCCGCAGGCCGTTGCAATCGAAGCCGAACCCGGGGATATGGTCGTCGTGGATAGCCGGATATGGCACGCCACCCTCGCGAACGAGGCAAACACCAGCCGATGGGCCTTGATCGCCACTTTCTGCCGGTGGTATATCAAACAAAGCTATGACTATCCACGTGTTCTTTCACGTGCGGTATTTGATGGGTTGAAAGACGACGAAAAGTGGTTTTGGGTACTGCTCAACAGTGCCACTGGACGAATTTGA
- a CDS encoding glycosyltransferase family 2 protein has translation MSQATVSAILPVYNGVQYLKDSIGSVVSQTLQPMELFLIDDGSTDGSLEYLASTQTPFPKIVLTQNNKRQSAARNLAAAQAKGKYLAFLDHDDIWFPTHLEKLVAPMEADAWVGWAYSDLDEIDAQGRQVSQRNLRSFNPHVEHPKTNLINMLSSDMFIFPSAAVVRREAFEAIGGFDERLSGYEDDDLFLRLFRAGWLNVFFPESLVRYRRHASSSSFSERMWTSREIFAEKLLADYGRSAPGALLRTGDHCAPFYASAKAEYLRHLPHQRWEQCTMSLALMHRFNALQRLPPGRTAAKRALALR, from the coding sequence ATGAGCCAAGCAACTGTTTCTGCCATTCTGCCGGTGTACAACGGCGTGCAATACCTGAAGGACTCCATTGGCAGCGTGGTGTCGCAAACCCTGCAACCCATGGAATTGTTCCTGATTGACGACGGCTCTACCGATGGTTCACTGGAATACCTTGCCAGCACGCAAACGCCTTTCCCCAAAATTGTTCTGACCCAAAACAACAAACGCCAGTCCGCAGCCCGCAACCTGGCGGCGGCGCAAGCCAAAGGCAAGTACCTGGCATTCCTGGACCATGACGACATATGGTTTCCCACCCATCTGGAAAAACTGGTTGCACCCATGGAGGCCGACGCCTGGGTAGGCTGGGCCTACAGCGATCTGGACGAAATTGACGCCCAGGGCCGCCAGGTGTCCCAACGCAACCTGCGCAGTTTCAATCCGCATGTGGAGCACCCCAAGACCAACCTGATCAATATGTTGTCGTCGGACATGTTCATTTTTCCATCGGCTGCGGTGGTACGCCGCGAGGCATTTGAAGCCATCGGCGGATTTGACGAACGCCTGTCGGGTTATGAAGACGACGATTTGTTCCTGCGCCTGTTTCGTGCGGGATGGCTGAACGTATTCTTCCCCGAATCACTGGTTCGCTACCGCCGACATGCTTCCAGCAGTTCCTTCTCTGAACGCATGTGGACCAGTCGGGAAATATTTGCCGAGAAATTACTGGCAGATTACGGACGATCCGCACCTGGTGCGCTTCTACGTACGGGAGATCATTGCGCCCCGTTTTATGCCAGCGCCAAAGCTGAATACTTGCGGCACTTGCCACACCAGCGTTGGGAGCAATGCACCATGTCTTTAGCGCTGATGCACCGATTCAACGCACTGCAACGCCTACCGCCGGGACGCACCGCCGCCAAACGGGCGCTGGCTTTACGCTGA
- a CDS encoding glycosyltransferase family 2 protein produces MDRALLTQALESVAIQTYPNIEVVVLAVRPDHRALGNHCGKFPLRLVPTDQPVLRSAAANRAMVAARGEFLIFLDDDDWMMPGHVARLAEVLNRLPQTQAVYTGIGLVDAEGKPLGQTFDLPFDPIRQIAGNLTPIHAVLFRSTVLAQGCHFDETLDRLEDWDFWLQIANLAPMVHLPGVSAVYRIHESSGVHTDAGPEGAATRRIYEKWEPY; encoded by the coding sequence ATGGACCGCGCGCTTCTGACGCAGGCACTGGAATCCGTCGCTATACAAACATACCCCAATATTGAAGTGGTGGTATTGGCTGTGCGGCCAGACCACAGGGCGTTAGGAAACCATTGCGGCAAGTTTCCACTGCGCCTGGTGCCCACCGATCAACCCGTGTTGCGCAGTGCCGCCGCCAACCGCGCCATGGTTGCGGCCCGGGGCGAATTTTTGATTTTTCTGGATGACGATGACTGGATGATGCCGGGCCATGTCGCCCGTCTAGCCGAAGTATTGAATAGGCTGCCGCAAACCCAGGCGGTGTATACCGGCATTGGACTGGTCGACGCCGAGGGCAAGCCCTTAGGGCAGACGTTCGACCTACCGTTTGACCCGATCCGCCAAATAGCAGGCAATCTGACACCCATCCATGCCGTATTGTTTCGATCCACCGTACTGGCGCAAGGCTGTCACTTTGACGAAACACTGGACCGACTGGAGGACTGGGACTTCTGGCTCCAGATTGCAAATCTCGCTCCCATGGTTCACCTGCCAGGTGTCAGCGCTGTTTACCGCATCCATGAGAGCTCGGGCGTGCACACCGATGCTGGGCCCGAGGGCGCTGCAACACGTCGGATCTACGAGAAGTGGGAACCCTACTGA
- a CDS encoding class I SAM-dependent methyltransferase: MPSHTQIRAPFRVASIEIDPGFQQTSLGTIRTAQLERFFEGLAGSASERLPELMGQNRQFGMAFVDHDHRLAATREACTALEHLLMPGGLAVFHDFNDARNVNEPAVYGVFNGVCEWLEHNTNFAYVGTVGCCGLVQRRAA; the protein is encoded by the coding sequence GTGCCGAGCCATACACAAATCCGGGCGCCATTCCGGGTAGCGTCCATAGAAATCGATCCCGGCTTCCAACAAACCAGCCTGGGCACCATTCGGACCGCCCAGCTGGAGCGCTTCTTTGAGGGTCTGGCCGGTTCGGCATCGGAGCGTCTGCCAGAACTCATGGGCCAAAACCGGCAGTTTGGGATGGCTTTTGTTGACCACGACCATCGTTTGGCGGCCACCCGGGAGGCCTGCACGGCTCTGGAACATTTGTTGATGCCAGGAGGGCTTGCTGTTTTCCATGACTTCAACGATGCCAGAAATGTGAACGAACCCGCGGTTTATGGTGTCTTCAATGGCGTTTGCGAATGGTTAGAGCACAACACCAATTTTGCATACGTTGGCACAGTTGGATGCTGCGGCCTGGTGCAACGGCGCGCTGCATGA
- a CDS encoding WbqC family protein, with protein MVSGKRLAIMQPYFLPHLGYFQLIAAVDKLVIYDDVNFINAGWINRNRILLNGAPHMFTVPLQAASQNKLIHEIGLAQDDRWRDKTLRTIALHYKKAPRYLEVMPMLERIFKYPVTRLDTFILHSLEEVMRYVGLRTVIQPSSQIYGNRELRGQARILDICKIEGAQVYVNTPGGRDLYDCETFKANGIQLKFLGSKPIVYDQKQGEFFGSLSVIDVLMFNDLQAIQKMLGNMNFIMPEI; from the coding sequence ATGGTGTCCGGCAAAAGGCTGGCAATTATGCAGCCCTATTTTTTGCCGCATCTGGGTTACTTCCAGCTTATTGCCGCGGTTGATAAATTGGTGATTTATGACGATGTGAATTTCATTAACGCAGGGTGGATCAATAGAAACCGTATTCTGCTAAATGGTGCACCACATATGTTCACGGTGCCATTGCAAGCAGCAAGCCAGAATAAGTTAATCCACGAAATCGGGCTTGCACAGGACGACCGTTGGCGCGACAAGACACTGCGTACTATTGCCTTGCACTACAAGAAGGCACCCCGATATTTGGAGGTGATGCCCATGCTGGAACGGATATTCAAGTACCCGGTCACGCGGCTGGATACGTTCATCTTGCACAGCTTGGAAGAGGTTATGCGGTATGTCGGGCTGAGGACCGTTATTCAACCCAGTTCCCAAATATATGGTAACCGTGAACTGCGTGGGCAGGCGCGAATTCTGGATATCTGCAAAATTGAGGGCGCGCAGGTATACGTCAATACGCCGGGTGGCCGCGATCTGTACGACTGTGAGACGTTCAAGGCGAACGGAATTCAACTAAAATTTTTGGGCTCCAAACCCATAGTCTACGACCAGAAGCAAGGTGAATTTTTTGGATCACTTTCAGTGATTGATGTGCTGATGTTTAATGATTTGCAAGCCATACAGAAAATGCTGGGGAATATGAACTTTATAATGCCGGAGATTTGA